One window of Mixophyes fleayi isolate aMixFle1 chromosome 3, aMixFle1.hap1, whole genome shotgun sequence genomic DNA carries:
- the CPSF3 gene encoding cleavage and polyadenylation specificity factor subunit 3, translating into MSVKRKAESVIPAEESDQLIIRPLGAGQEVGRSCIILEFKGRKIMLDCGIHPGMEGMDALPYIDLIDPAEIDLLLISHFHLDHCGALPWFLQKTSFKGRTFMTHATKAIYRWLLSDYVKVSNISADDMLYTETDLEESMDKIETINFHEVKEVAGIKFWCYHAGHVLGAAMFMIEIAGVKLLYTGDFSRQEDRHLMAAEIPNIKPDILIIESTYGTHIHEKREEREARFCNTVHDIVNRGGRGLIPVFALGRAQELLLILDEYWQNHPELHDIPIYYASSLAKKCMAVYQTYVNAMNDKIRKQININNPFVFKHISNLKSMDHFDDIGPSVVMASPGMMQSGLSRELFESWCTDKRNGVIIAGYCVEGTLAKHIMSEPEEITTMSGQKLPLKMSVDYISFSAHTDYQQTSEFIRALKPPHVILVHGEQNEMARLKAALIREYEDNEEVDIEVHNPRNTEAVSLNFRGEKLAKVMGSLADKKPEQSQRISGILVKRNFNYHILSPSDLASYTDLAMSTVTQTQAIPYTGPFNLLFYHLQQLTGEVEEIEVNDKESLRVFRAITVVKEQGMVMLEWVANPSNDMYADTVATVILELQSNPRTQKAVSQKATKVDMDAYRKRLEIMLQDMFGEECVTNNNDSTITVTVDGKTAALCLETRTVECEEGIDEDETLRELVQLAAQRLYDALGPANL; encoded by the exons ATGTCTGTGAAAAGGAAAGCCGAGAGTGTAATCCCAGCTGAGGAGAGTGACCAGCTCATTATCAGACCACT AGGGGCTGGTCAGGAAGTTGGAAGATCATGTATCATTTTAGAATTCAAAGGAAGAAAGATTATG CTGGATTGTGGGATTCACCCAGGAATGGAAGGAATGGATGCGCTCCCATATATTGATTTGATTGATCCTGCAGAGATTGATCTACTTCTAATAAGTCA TTTCCACCTGGATCATTGTGGGGCTTTGCCATGGTTTCTGCAGAAGACGAGCTTTAAGGGCAGAACATTCATGACACATGCGACCAAGGCTATATACAGATGGCTGCTCTCAGATTATGTCAaagtcag TAATATCTCTGCAGATGACATGCTGTACACAGAGACTGACCTTGAAGAGAGTATGGATAAAATTGAGACCATCAACTTCCACGAAGTGAAAGAAGTGGCTGGAATCAAGTTCTGGTGTTACCACGCTGGGCACGTTTTGGGTGCTGCCATGTTTATGATCGAGATTGCGGGTGTCAAA CTGCTGTACACTGGTGATTTCTCCAGACAAGAGGACAGACATCTGATGGCAGCAGAAATACCGAATATTAAGCCAGATATTCTCATTATT GAGTCTACGTATGGCACACACATACACGAGAAGCGGGAGGAGAGAGAAGCGCGTTTCTGCAACACTGTACACGACATCGTTAATAGGGGAGGAAGAGGCCTCATCCCTGTGTTTGCTCTTGGACGAGCGCAGGAACTTCTGTTGATATTAG ATGAATACTGGCAGAACCATCCAGAGCTGCACGATATCCCCATATACTATGCCTCCTCCTTGGCTAAGAAATGTATGGCCGTGTACCAGACCTACGTCAACGCCATGAACGACAAGATCCGCAAGCAGATAAACATCAATAACCCTTTCGTCTTCAAGCACATCAGCAACCTCAAG AGCATGGATCATTTTGATGACATTGGCCCCAGTGTGGTGATGGCCTCCCCCGGTATGATGCAGAGCGGTCTGTCCAGAGAGCTGTTTGAGAGCTGGTGCACGGACAAGAGGAACGGAGTGATCATCGCTGGCTACTGCGTGGAGGGGACACTGGCAAAA CACATTATGTCTGAGCCTGAGGAGATAACCACCATGTCTGGCCAGAAGCTGCCTCTTAAGATGTCCGTGGATTACATTTCATTCTCTGCACATACAGATTACCAACAAACCAGTGAGTTCATCAGGGCCCTGAAACCCCCTCACGTG ATATTGGTGCACGGTGAGCAGAATGAAATGGCGCGTCTTAAAGCGGCTCTCATCCGAGAGTATGAGGACAACGAGGAAGTCGATATTGAGGTTCACAATCCCAGGAATACAGAGGCAGTGTCTCTAAACTTCAGAGGAGAGAAACTGGCTAAG GTGATGGGTTCTCTTGCAGATAAGAAGCCAGAACAAAGTCAAAGGATTTCGGGGATCCTTGTAAAAAGAAACTTTAACTATCACATCCTTTCACCAAGTGACCTTGCCA GTTACACTGATTTGGCCATGAGCACTGTGACACAAACACAAGCCATTCCGTACACAGGACCGTTCAACCTGTTATTCTACCACTTGCAGCAGCTCACAG GGGAAGTGGAAGAAATTGAAGTGAATGACAAGGAATCTCTGAGGGTTTTCAGGGCGATCACAGTGGTAAAGGAGCAAGGCATGGTAATGCTGGAG TGGGTGGCGAACCCATCAAATGATATGTATGCCGACACTGTGGCCACAGTGATCCTGGAGCTACAGTCAAACCCCCGCACACAGAAAG CGGTATCACAGAAAGCTACCAAAGTGGACATGGATGCGTACAGGAAGAGGCTGGAGATCATGCTGCA GGACATGTTTGGTGAGGAGTGTGTGACTAATAACAACGACTCCACTATCACAGTCACTGTGGACGGGAAGACGGCCGCCTTGTGTTTGGAAACCCGG ACCGTGGAATGTGAGGAAGGAATTGATGAAGACGAAACACTGCGGGAACTGGTACAACTAGCAGCTCAAAGATTATACGATGCCCTTGGCCCAGCAAACCTTTAA